A genomic stretch from Frigoribacterium sp. PvP032 includes:
- a CDS encoding thiamine-binding protein encodes MIVAFSVSPSGGPSAGSLDPEAHGDSVHEAVAAAVAVVRASGLPNRTSSMFTEVEGEWDEVMDVVKRATEAVGRYGTRVSLVLKADIRPGRTGELDGKVERLEQALGEQG; translated from the coding sequence ATGATCGTCGCCTTCTCCGTCTCGCCCAGCGGCGGTCCGTCCGCCGGATCGCTCGACCCCGAGGCGCACGGCGACTCGGTGCACGAGGCGGTGGCCGCGGCCGTCGCGGTGGTGCGCGCGTCCGGGCTGCCGAACCGCACCTCCTCGATGTTCACCGAGGTCGAGGGGGAGTGGGACGAGGTCATGGACGTCGTCAAGCGAGCGACGGAGGCGGTGGGCCGGTACGGCACTCGCGTCTCGTTGGTGCTCAAGGCCGACATCCGCCCTGGCCGCACCGGCGAGCTGGACGGCAAGGTCGAGCGGCTGGAGCAGGCGCTCGGCGAGCAGGGCTGA
- a CDS encoding MFS transporter, with protein sequence MIVLTTRRKTLALIALALGGFGIGSTEFVAMGLLPNIAQDLLPGLYARSSDEGIAQAGWLVSAYALGVVVGAPTIAAMSSHLPKKKLLMGLLALFVVGTLLSAVLPTFGWVLGARFFAGLPHGAYFGIASIVAATIMGPGNRGKGVALVLSGLTIANVVGVPSITALGQAQGWRAAYLAVAAIFALTFLAVALAVPRMEGDSSASMRRELSAFKKPQVWLVMGIGAIGFGGFFAVYSYIANAVTEGTGVGEGVVPWVLVGVGVGMTIGNVIGGWASDKNLKAALTVGFIGLITALVAYALLVDGIVGIFVTTFFLGLVSSMIGPSVQSRLMEVAGESQVIGAALNHSSMNLGNSAGAYLGGAVIAAGFGFAAPGWVGVALALVGVVLTVISFRLQKTGDARQAALCAAAADADHKEDTDTGSVFVVQGR encoded by the coding sequence GTGATCGTCCTCACCACTCGTCGCAAGACACTCGCCCTGATCGCCCTCGCGCTCGGCGGGTTCGGAATCGGCTCGACCGAGTTCGTCGCCATGGGCCTGCTGCCGAACATCGCGCAGGACCTGCTGCCGGGCCTCTACGCCCGGTCGTCCGACGAGGGCATCGCCCAGGCGGGCTGGCTCGTCAGCGCCTACGCTCTCGGCGTCGTCGTCGGCGCGCCGACCATCGCGGCGATGTCGTCCCACCTGCCGAAGAAGAAGCTGCTGATGGGGCTCCTCGCCCTGTTCGTCGTCGGCACGCTGCTGTCGGCCGTGCTGCCGACCTTCGGCTGGGTGCTCGGGGCGCGGTTCTTCGCGGGGCTGCCGCACGGCGCCTACTTCGGCATCGCCTCCATCGTGGCGGCCACCATCATGGGCCCCGGCAACCGGGGCAAGGGCGTCGCCCTCGTGCTCAGCGGGCTGACGATCGCGAACGTGGTCGGCGTCCCGTCCATCACGGCCCTCGGCCAGGCGCAGGGCTGGCGCGCGGCCTACCTCGCCGTCGCCGCGATCTTCGCGCTCACCTTCTTGGCCGTCGCGCTCGCCGTGCCGCGGATGGAGGGCGACTCCTCAGCGTCGATGCGTCGCGAGCTCAGTGCTTTCAAGAAGCCCCAGGTGTGGCTGGTCATGGGCATCGGCGCCATCGGCTTCGGCGGGTTCTTCGCGGTCTACAGCTACATCGCGAACGCGGTGACCGAGGGCACGGGCGTCGGCGAGGGCGTCGTGCCGTGGGTGCTCGTCGGGGTCGGCGTGGGCATGACGATCGGCAACGTGATCGGCGGCTGGGCGAGCGACAAGAACCTCAAGGCCGCGCTCACCGTCGGGTTCATCGGGCTGATCACCGCGCTCGTCGCGTACGCGCTGCTCGTCGACGGGATCGTGGGCATCTTCGTGACGACGTTCTTCCTCGGGCTCGTCAGCTCGATGATCGGGCCCTCGGTCCAGTCGCGGCTCATGGAGGTCGCCGGCGAGAGCCAGGTGATCGGCGCCGCCCTCAACCACTCGTCGATGAACCTCGGCAACAGCGCGGGCGCCTACCTCGGCGGCGCCGTCATCGCCGCCGGGTTCGGCTTCGCGGCCCCGGGCTGGGTGGGCGTGGCGCTGGCGCTCGTGGGCGTCGTGCTCACCGTGATCAGCTTCCGGCTGCAGAAGACGGGCGACGCTCGTCAGGCGGCGCTCTGTGCGGCTGCGGCCGACGCGGACCACAAGGAGGACACCGACACGGGGTCCGTCTTCGTGGTGCAGGGGCGCTAG
- a CDS encoding response regulator transcription factor, which produces MTTPDDRIRLALVDDHKMLLGALSEWIRGAASDISMVAAVASWPELLTHPEFPVDVVLLDLDLKDNIPISLKINTLKTTGVKTVLMSTYSEPNVVREALAAGALGYLVKSEDAEMIVEAIRAAAKGESYISAELDLALNAAEIGGVPKLSAQERRVMALYGGGEPVKAVAYQLGISEETAKSYLKRIREKYRVAGYDVGTKVALRKRAITDGILLQTDMPAQTNF; this is translated from the coding sequence GTGACGACACCCGACGACCGCATCCGTCTGGCCCTGGTCGACGACCACAAGATGCTCCTCGGCGCCCTGAGCGAGTGGATCCGGGGCGCGGCCAGCGACATCTCGATGGTCGCCGCCGTCGCGTCGTGGCCCGAGCTGCTGACGCACCCCGAGTTCCCCGTCGACGTCGTGCTGCTCGACCTCGACCTCAAGGACAACATCCCGATCTCGCTCAAGATCAACACCCTGAAGACGACCGGCGTGAAGACGGTGCTGATGAGCACCTACTCCGAGCCCAACGTCGTCCGCGAGGCCCTCGCGGCCGGCGCGCTCGGCTACCTCGTCAAGAGCGAGGACGCCGAGATGATCGTCGAGGCGATCCGTGCCGCCGCCAAGGGCGAGTCGTACATCTCCGCCGAGCTCGACCTCGCGCTCAACGCCGCCGAGATCGGCGGGGTGCCGAAGCTCAGCGCCCAGGAGCGACGCGTCATGGCCCTCTACGGCGGCGGCGAGCCCGTGAAGGCCGTGGCCTACCAGCTCGGCATCAGCGAGGAGACGGCCAAGAGCTACCTCAAGCGCATCCGTGAGAAGTACCGCGTGGCGGGCTACGACGTCGGCACCAAGGTGGCCCTGCGGAAGCGCGCCATCACCGACGGCATCCTGCTGCAGACCGACATGCCGGCGCAGACCAACTTCTAG
- a CDS encoding sensor histidine kinase: MDIFAQERDRLLSSTTRTLGIACAGVSLVALAFPGVTEPAHLAVVSVLVVAMVVALVVVGRSGSRWAVLGGMAVGLAATVVALLPFGAPADAAVATAVIPLAGGANASFAFVLSTSRIRVVTAVLAFAVSVACVALATGSVLTFPVAAVVLGWVLVFVVGIWLGRAVPLAARRIYSIGNAHRAERQASETEAQRRQGARLLHDTVLATLTLLAHSGVGVTPEALQAQAAEDARLLRHLRLGGTPQPQASGEYTLETVEESPLGQTLESVKQRFGRMGLEVSWHGTGQVLLPTHVLDAFLLALAECLENVRRHAGVTEAHVTIIHDDSMVRAMVTDAGVGFELNGVSEERLGFKESVVGRLREVGGSARLFSSPGAGTTVVLEAPR; this comes from the coding sequence ATGGACATCTTCGCCCAGGAACGCGATCGGCTCCTGAGCTCCACCACGCGCACGCTGGGCATCGCCTGCGCCGGGGTGTCGCTCGTCGCGCTGGCCTTCCCGGGCGTGACCGAGCCCGCTCACCTCGCCGTCGTGTCCGTCCTCGTCGTCGCGATGGTCGTGGCCCTGGTCGTCGTCGGACGGTCGGGCTCGCGCTGGGCAGTGCTGGGCGGCATGGCCGTGGGGCTCGCCGCCACGGTGGTGGCCCTCCTCCCGTTCGGGGCACCGGCCGACGCGGCCGTCGCGACGGCGGTCATCCCCCTCGCAGGAGGCGCCAACGCGTCGTTCGCGTTCGTCCTGTCCACGAGTCGCATCCGTGTCGTCACCGCGGTCCTCGCCTTCGCCGTCTCCGTCGCCTGCGTCGCGCTGGCCACGGGATCCGTCCTCACCTTCCCCGTCGCGGCCGTCGTGCTCGGCTGGGTCCTCGTCTTCGTGGTCGGCATCTGGCTCGGCCGCGCCGTCCCCCTCGCGGCCCGTCGCATCTACAGCATCGGCAACGCGCACCGTGCGGAACGCCAGGCGAGCGAGACGGAGGCGCAGCGCCGGCAGGGCGCGCGCCTCCTGCACGACACCGTGCTCGCGACCCTGACGCTCCTCGCCCACTCCGGCGTGGGCGTCACCCCCGAGGCGCTGCAGGCGCAGGCCGCCGAGGACGCACGTCTGCTGCGGCACCTGCGTCTCGGCGGCACGCCCCAGCCGCAGGCCTCCGGCGAGTACACGCTCGAGACCGTCGAGGAGTCGCCGCTCGGCCAGACGCTCGAGTCGGTGAAGCAGCGCTTCGGCCGCATGGGCCTCGAGGTGAGCTGGCACGGCACCGGGCAGGTGCTGCTGCCGACGCACGTGCTCGACGCCTTCCTGCTCGCCCTCGCGGAGTGCCTCGAGAACGTCCGGCGGCACGCGGGCGTCACCGAGGCCCACGTCACGATCATCCACGACGACTCCATGGTCCGCGCGATGGTCACCGACGCCGGGGTCGGCTTCGAGCTGAACGGCGTGAGCGAGGAGCGGCTCGGCTTCAAGGAGTCCGTCGTCGGCCGCCTGCGCGAGGTGGGCGGCAGCGCCCGCCTGTTCTCGTCGCCGGGCGCCGGCACCACCGTCGTCCTGGAGGCGCCCCGATGA
- a CDS encoding homoserine O-acetyltransferase: MDWQSTPEDTVPSSVVSERTRLAMLARPPVTGAWRDGDDPGDRAFVPLDRLELESGAALDRVRIAYETWGELSPARDNAVLLLHALTGDSHVVGRAGPGHRTAGWWSGVVGPGLAVDTDRWFVVAPNMLGGCQGSTGPSSFGPDAVEWGSRFPHLTIRDQVAAQAAFSDALGIHRWAAVVGGSMGGMHALEWGVTHPDRVERLAVLAAPPLASADQIALNTVQTEAIRMDAAFAGGDFYDAVDGEGPWRGLALARRMALLNYRSPEELAARFGRAWQSDISPLGGPGRFQVESWLDFHGAKFTRRFDAGSYVALLGAMNSHDVGRDRGGVEEALGRVTARTLVLGVDSDRLFPARDQQTIARHLPNGLDGGEAVVISSEYGHDGFLIEDDAVGRHLGRLLAS; encoded by the coding sequence ATGGACTGGCAGAGCACCCCCGAGGACACCGTCCCGTCGAGCGTCGTGAGCGAGCGCACGCGCCTCGCGATGCTGGCCCGCCCGCCAGTCACCGGAGCGTGGCGCGACGGCGACGACCCGGGCGACCGTGCGTTCGTGCCCCTCGACCGGCTCGAGCTCGAGAGCGGAGCGGCCCTCGACCGCGTCCGGATCGCCTACGAGACCTGGGGCGAGCTCTCCCCCGCGCGGGACAACGCCGTCCTCCTGCTGCACGCGCTCACCGGCGACAGCCACGTCGTCGGCCGGGCGGGCCCCGGTCACCGGACGGCCGGCTGGTGGAGCGGCGTCGTGGGCCCGGGCCTGGCCGTCGACACCGACCGCTGGTTCGTCGTCGCGCCCAACATGCTCGGCGGCTGCCAGGGCAGCACCGGTCCGTCGTCGTTCGGGCCCGACGCGGTCGAGTGGGGCTCGAGGTTCCCGCACCTGACGATCCGAGACCAGGTCGCCGCGCAGGCGGCCTTCTCGGACGCGCTCGGCATCCACCGGTGGGCGGCCGTCGTCGGCGGGTCGATGGGCGGCATGCACGCCCTCGAGTGGGGAGTCACGCATCCCGACCGCGTCGAGCGCCTGGCCGTCCTGGCCGCCCCTCCCCTGGCGAGCGCCGACCAGATCGCCCTCAACACGGTGCAGACCGAGGCGATCCGAATGGACGCGGCCTTCGCCGGCGGCGACTTCTACGACGCCGTCGACGGCGAGGGTCCCTGGCGCGGCCTCGCCCTCGCGCGGCGGATGGCCCTGCTGAACTACCGGTCGCCCGAGGAGCTGGCCGCACGCTTCGGGCGTGCCTGGCAGAGCGACATCTCGCCGCTCGGCGGCCCCGGCCGCTTCCAGGTCGAGAGCTGGCTCGACTTCCACGGCGCCAAGTTCACGCGTCGCTTCGACGCCGGCAGCTACGTCGCCCTGCTCGGCGCGATGAACTCGCACGACGTGGGCCGCGACCGCGGCGGCGTCGAGGAGGCGCTCGGTCGGGTCACCGCCCGCACCCTCGTGCTCGGCGTCGACAGCGACCGGCTCTTCCCCGCCCGCGACCAGCAGACGATCGCCCGGCACCTGCCGAACGGCCTCGACGGCGGCGAGGCCGTCGTGATCTCGAGCGAGTACGGCCACGACGGCTTCCTCATCGAGGACGACGCCGTCGGCCGCCACCTCGGCCGCCTGCTCGCCAGCTGA
- a CDS encoding bifunctional o-acetylhomoserine/o-acetylserine sulfhydrylase, translating into MSAETPDWKFETQQIHAGARPDPTTHARATPIYKTTSYVFRDSQHAQDLFALAENGNIYSRIMNPTHDVVEQRIAALEGGVGALLVASGQAASTFAVLNLGEAGDHIVSSSSIYGGTYNLFRYTLAKLGIETTFVEDQDDADEWRRAVRPNTKLFFAETIGNPKINVLDIEKVAGVAHAEGVPLIVDNTIATPYLIRPLEHGADIVVHSATKFLGGHGTVIGGFIVDGGTFSWSDNAERFPGLTQPDPSYHGAVYTQAVGDSLAYIIKARVQLLRDLGASNSADSAFSLIQGIETLSLRIERHVQNAQEIAEWLDARDDVAAVWYAGLPTSPWYAAANKYAPRGVGAVLSFELKGGVDAGRALVDGLRLFSHLANIGDVRSLVIHPASTTHSQLTPEQQLTTGVTPGLVRLSVGLENVDDLKADLDAGFAAARAVTQEALRTS; encoded by the coding sequence ATGAGCGCAGAGACGCCCGACTGGAAGTTCGAGACCCAGCAGATCCACGCCGGGGCCCGCCCCGACCCGACGACCCACGCCAGGGCGACGCCGATCTACAAGACGACCTCGTACGTGTTCCGCGACTCGCAGCACGCGCAGGACCTCTTCGCCCTCGCCGAGAACGGCAACATCTACTCGCGCATCATGAACCCGACCCACGACGTCGTCGAGCAGCGCATCGCCGCGCTCGAGGGCGGCGTCGGGGCCCTGCTCGTCGCCTCGGGCCAGGCGGCGTCGACGTTCGCCGTGCTCAACCTCGGCGAGGCGGGCGACCACATCGTGTCGTCGTCGTCCATCTACGGCGGCACGTACAACCTGTTCCGCTACACGCTCGCGAAGCTCGGCATCGAGACCACCTTCGTCGAGGACCAGGACGACGCCGACGAGTGGCGCCGCGCCGTCCGCCCGAACACGAAGCTCTTCTTCGCCGAGACGATCGGCAACCCGAAGATCAACGTGCTCGACATCGAGAAGGTCGCCGGCGTCGCGCACGCCGAGGGCGTGCCCCTGATCGTCGACAACACGATCGCGACGCCGTACCTGATCCGCCCGCTCGAGCACGGGGCCGACATCGTCGTGCACTCGGCGACGAAGTTCCTCGGCGGGCACGGCACCGTGATCGGCGGCTTCATCGTCGACGGCGGCACGTTCTCGTGGAGCGACAACGCCGAGCGGTTCCCCGGGCTGACCCAGCCCGACCCCTCGTACCACGGAGCCGTGTACACGCAGGCGGTGGGCGACAGCCTGGCGTACATCATCAAGGCCCGGGTGCAGCTGCTCCGCGACCTGGGAGCGTCGAACAGCGCCGACAGCGCGTTCTCGCTCATCCAGGGCATCGAGACGCTCAGCCTCCGCATCGAGCGCCACGTGCAGAACGCCCAGGAGATCGCCGAGTGGCTCGACGCCCGCGACGACGTCGCCGCGGTCTGGTACGCCGGCCTGCCGACGAGCCCCTGGTACGCCGCGGCGAACAAGTACGCCCCGCGCGGCGTCGGAGCCGTGCTGTCGTTCGAGCTCAAGGGCGGCGTCGACGCCGGCCGCGCTCTCGTCGACGGGCTCCGCCTCTTCAGCCACCTCGCCAACATCGGCGACGTCCGCAGCCTCGTCATCCACCCGGCCTCGACGACGCACTCGCAGCTGACGCCCGAGCAGCAGCTCACGACGGGCGTGACGCCCGGCCTCGTGCGGCTCTCGGTCGGCCTCGAGAACGTCGACGACCTCAAGGCGGACCTCGACGCCGGCTTCGCGGCGGCGCGAGCGGTCACGCAGGAGGCGCTCCGCACCTCGTGA
- a CDS encoding SDR family NAD(P)-dependent oxidoreductase, translating into MAKRALVTGASSGIGAATVRLFRARGWDVLAVARREDRLRALADETGANWFRADVTDDDDVAALRAHVDETGPLHVLVNNAGGAFGLDSVEHGSVDDWRRMFEVNVLGTKRAVSALLPALRRGAEEAGGADVVTVTSIAGHVAYEGGGGYNASKFAEHALVAVLRLELAGEPIRVVEIAPGMVHTEEFSLVRFGGDKERADAVYSAVEAPLVAEDVAESIVHSVELPAHVNLDLVTIKPVAQAAPHKVAKGPLRVSRD; encoded by the coding sequence ATGGCGAAGCGGGCACTGGTCACGGGAGCGAGCTCGGGCATCGGCGCGGCGACGGTGAGGCTGTTCCGCGCGCGGGGCTGGGACGTGCTCGCGGTCGCCCGGCGTGAGGACCGCCTCCGTGCGCTCGCCGACGAGACCGGGGCGAACTGGTTCCGGGCCGACGTGACGGACGACGACGACGTCGCCGCGCTGCGCGCGCACGTCGACGAGACCGGCCCGCTGCACGTGCTCGTCAACAACGCCGGCGGCGCGTTCGGCCTCGACTCGGTCGAGCACGGCTCGGTCGACGACTGGCGACGCATGTTCGAGGTCAACGTGCTCGGCACGAAGCGCGCCGTGTCGGCGCTGCTGCCCGCGCTGCGACGAGGTGCCGAGGAGGCGGGCGGCGCGGACGTCGTGACGGTCACCTCCATCGCGGGCCACGTCGCTTACGAGGGCGGCGGCGGGTACAACGCGTCGAAGTTCGCCGAGCACGCGCTCGTCGCCGTGCTGCGGCTCGAGCTCGCGGGGGAGCCGATCCGCGTCGTCGAGATCGCGCCGGGGATGGTGCACACCGAGGAGTTCTCGCTCGTCCGCTTCGGCGGCGACAAAGAGCGAGCCGACGCCGTCTACTCGGCGGTGGAGGCGCCCCTCGTCGCGGAGGACGTCGCGGAGTCGATCGTGCACTCGGTCGAGCTGCCGGCGCACGTGAACCTCGACCTGGTGACGATCAAGCCGGTGGCGCAGGCCGCTCCGCACAAGGTCGCGAAGGGGCCGCTGCGCGTCAGCCGCGACTGA